GATGACCGCCGCGTACGGCACCTCGCGCCCACCGAGCGGGGCGCCGAGCTGCACGCGCGGCTCGCCGACCGCCACGAGGCGACCGACGAGGTGCTCGACCTCGTCGCCGACGACGACCTCGCCGCGCTCGTGCAGGGCTTCGCCGCGCTGCGCGCCGCGATCGAGACCGTCGCCGAGCGACGACGATCGGCGGAGCGCGACTAGAGGATCTGCCCGATCGGCTCGCGCTTCTCGGCCTGGAAGCGGTCCTCGGTGCGGCCGTGCGCCCAGTAGCCCGACAGCGACAGGTCCTCGCGCGCGATGCCCTGGCGCTTCACGACGTCGCGGATGGCCTTCATCGCCTCGCGCTCGCCGTGCGCGAAGACGTGCGTGCGGCCGTCGACGAACGCGTGGCCGGCGACGGCGTCGGCGAGCACGGGGGAGGTGCCCGCCGTCACGGCCTCGCCGCGGTGCAGCCACACGAGGTCCACGCCCGCAGGCCTCGGCAGCGCGAGCTCGTCGGCGGTGCCGTGCACCTCGACGTACGCCGTGCCGACCGCGGCGGGCGCGTGCTCGGCCATCCACGCGAGCGCGGCGCCGATGGCCGGGATCGCCGACTCGTCACCCGCGAGCAGGTGCGCGTCGGCGGAGGCGTCGGGCGCGTAGCCGCCGCCCGGACCCGAGAAGACGATGCGGTCGCCGGGCTTCGCAGCCGCTGCCCACGGGCCTGCGAGGCCCTCGTCGCCGTGCACGACGAAGTCGATCGCGACGCGGTCGGCCTCGACGACGGGCACCGAGTACGTGCGCGACACCGGCAGCTGCTCGGGCGCGAGCGTCTGGCGCAGCTCCTCGACGTCCCACGGGGCGTCGAGGTCGTGGCCCGGCTGCGTGAACCAGATCTTCACGTAGCGGTCGGTCGCGTCCGAGCCCTCGAACGCCTCGAGCCCCTCGCCGCCCGCCCAGATGCGTACGAGGTGCGGGGCGAGCTGCTCGACCGCGACCACCTCCAGCACGTTCGTCGGACGACTGCGGCGCGCGGGCGTGGACATGGAGCTCCTCGGGTTAGGCGAACCTAACCACTCTATCCGTCTTGCGTTTCGCAGGCGATTCCGCCTCTCGAGGGGAATGTTCCCTCGAAGCCCGGAATCGCCTGCACGACGCAGCTCGACGCAGCCATCCCGCACCCGCATCCGGGAACGCGAGACGGCCCGGAGCCGCAGCTCCGGGCCGTCGCGAACGGTCAGCGGTGGGTCAGGACACGCGGCCCGACGTCATCGCCGCCTTGACCTCGGCGATCGCCTTCGTCACCTCGATGCCGCGGGGGCATGCGTCGGTGCAGTTGAAGGTCGTGCGGCAGCGCCACACGCCCTCCTTGTCGTTGAGGATGTCGAGGCGCACCTGCGACGCCTCGTCGCGGCTGTCGAAGATGAAGCGGTGCGCGTTCACGATCGCGGCCGGGCCGAAGTACTGGCCGTCGGTCCAGAACACGGGGCACGACGTGGTGCACGCTGCGCAGAGGATGCACTTCGTGGTGTCGTCGAAGCGCTCGCGCTGCGCGATCGTCTGGTGGCGCTCCTTCTCGGGCTTGCCCGTGGCCTGCAGGAAGGGCTGGATCTCGCGGAAGGAGTCGAAGAACGGCTCCATGTTCACGATGAGGTCCTTCTCGAGCGGCAGGCCCTTGATCGCCTCGACGTAGATGGGCTTCGAGATGTCGAAGTCCTTGATGAGCGCCTTGCACGCGAGACGGTTGCGGCCGTTGATGCGCATGGCGTCGGAGCCGCACACGCCGTGGGCGCACGAGCGGCGGAACGCGAGCGTCGAGTCCTGCTCCCACTTGATGCGGTGCAGGGCGTCGAGGATGCGCTCCGTCGGGTACATCTCGACGTCGTAGTCGACCCACTTGGGCTCGTCGTCGGCCTCGGGGTCGTAGCGGCGCACGTTGAGCGTCACCGTGAACGACTTGGGCTCCTCGATCGCCTCGACCTCGGTGGCCTGGTCGTCGGAGGTCGTCGCCTCGAGCGTCTGCGTGTCGGTCATGCTCGTCTCCTAGTACTTTCGCTCGGTGGGCTCGTAGATCGTCTTCCGCACCGGCTTCCAGTCGAGGCGGATGTGGTCGGTCGAGTCGGACGAGTGGGCGTCTCCGGAGAGGTACGCCATCGTGTGCTGCATGTAGTTCTCGTCGTCGCGCTTCGGGTAGTCGTCGCGCATGTGACCACCGCGCGACTCCTTGCGGTTGAGGGCGCACGCGACGAGCACCTCGGCGAGGTCGAGCAGGAAGCCCAGCTCGACGGCCTCGAGGAGGTCGGTGTTGAAGCGCTTGCCCTTGTCGCGCACGGCGACGCCGAGGTAGCGCGTGCGCAGGTCGCGCACCGCGGCGGCGGCCTCGGTGAGCGTCTCCTCGGTGCGGAAGACCTGCGCGTTGCGGTCCATCGTCTCCTGGAGCTCCTTGCGGATCTCCGCGACCGACTCGGTGCCCGTCGATGCGCGCAGCTGCGTGAGCCAGCCCACGACGTTGTCCGCGGCGTCCGCGGGCAGCGGCACGAAGTCGGCGGACTTCGCGTACGTCACGGCGTTGTTGCCCGCGCGCTTGCCGAAGACGTTGATGTCGAGCAGCGAGTTCGTGCCGAGGCGGTTCGAGCCGTGCACCGAGACGCACGCGCACTCGCCGGCGGCGTAGAGGCCGGGCACGACGGTGTCGTTGTCGCTCAGCACCTCGGCGTCGTTGTTTGTGGGGATGCCACCCATGGCGTAGTGCGCCGTCGGGTACACCGGCACGCGCTCGACGACCGGGTCGACGCCCAGGTACGTGCGGGCGAACTCGGTGATGTCGGGCAGCTTCGTCTCGAGCACCTCGGCG
The sequence above is a segment of the Agrococcus jejuensis genome. Coding sequences within it:
- a CDS encoding succinate dehydrogenase iron-sulfur subunit, which produces MTDTQTLEATTSDDQATEVEAIEEPKSFTVTLNVRRYDPEADDEPKWVDYDVEMYPTERILDALHRIKWEQDSTLAFRRSCAHGVCGSDAMRINGRNRLACKALIKDFDISKPIYVEAIKGLPLEKDLIVNMEPFFDSFREIQPFLQATGKPEKERHQTIAQRERFDDTTKCILCAACTTSCPVFWTDGQYFGPAAIVNAHRFIFDSRDEASQVRLDILNDKEGVWRCRTTFNCTDACPRGIEVTKAIAEVKAAMTSGRVS
- a CDS encoding siderophore-interacting protein, with product MSTPARRSRPTNVLEVVAVEQLAPHLVRIWAGGEGLEAFEGSDATDRYVKIWFTQPGHDLDAPWDVEELRQTLAPEQLPVSRTYSVPVVEADRVAIDFVVHGDEGLAGPWAAAAKPGDRIVFSGPGGGYAPDASADAHLLAGDESAIPAIGAALAWMAEHAPAAVGTAYVEVHGTADELALPRPAGVDLVWLHRGEAVTAGTSPVLADAVAGHAFVDGRTHVFAHGEREAMKAIRDVVKRQGIAREDLSLSGYWAHGRTEDRFQAEKREPIGQIL